A window of Chloroflexota bacterium contains these coding sequences:
- a CDS encoding response regulator transcription factor encodes MNGTVLIIEDDARIARWVKVYFERAGFAAEVAHDGRAGLDLARNLAPELIILDLMLPHLDGVELCNILRRESDVPIIMLTAREAPADRIAGLETGADDYIVKPFDPEEVIARAEAVLRRAKGRVQRVLTCGHITLNESTRSVTVDEHPVTLSQAQFALLATFMRHPNQVLTRDQLIALAFNDGFQGFNRAIDSQISRLRQRISRDGAQPIQTVYGAGYRFVVEDD; translated from the coding sequence ATGAACGGCACAGTCTTGATCATCGAAGACGATGCCAGGATCGCGCGCTGGGTCAAGGTGTATTTCGAGCGTGCCGGATTCGCCGCTGAGGTGGCGCATGACGGCCGGGCCGGTCTGGACCTGGCCCGAAATCTGGCTCCGGAGCTGATCATCCTCGATCTCATGCTTCCCCACCTCGACGGCGTGGAACTGTGCAACATTCTGCGACGAGAGTCGGACGTGCCCATCATCATGCTGACGGCACGAGAAGCCCCTGCCGACCGAATTGCCGGGTTGGAGACTGGAGCCGACGACTACATTGTCAAGCCCTTCGATCCCGAGGAAGTCATCGCGCGCGCCGAGGCCGTGCTGCGACGCGCCAAGGGCCGGGTGCAGCGAGTTCTGACATGCGGCCACATCACCCTGAACGAGTCAACCCGCAGCGTGACGGTCGATGAACATCCCGTGACGCTGAGCCAGGCGCAGTTTGCGCTGCTCGCAACGTTCATGCGTCACCCCAACCAGGTGCTCACACGCGATCAGCTGATCGCCTTGGCATTCAACGACGGTTTTCAGGGATTCAACCGGGCCATCGATAGCCAGATCTCGCGCCTCCGGCAGAGGATCAGCCGAGACGGCGCCCAGCCGATTCAGACCGTCTACGGCGCCGGATACCGATTCGTGGTGGAGGACGACTAG